One region of Chelonoidis abingdonii isolate Lonesome George chromosome 14, CheloAbing_2.0, whole genome shotgun sequence genomic DNA includes:
- the LOC116828010 gene encoding ribonuclease-like encodes MAHGGHHLMLLLVWLATWLVLAMGETHYEKFLRQHVDYPKNSAPDSRTYCNQMMQRRGMTSSVCKFTNTFVHASAVTINTVCGSGGTSASGDLRNSKASFTLTTCRLQGGSQTPPCNYNAETSTQRIFIACEGGLPVHYDKSI; translated from the coding sequence ATGGCCCACGGGGGACACCACCTGATGCTGCTGCTTGTCTGGCTGGCCACATGGCTGGTTCTGGCCATGGGGGAGACGCACTATGAGAAGTTCTTAAGGCAGCATGTCGATTACCCAAAGAACAGTGCCCCAGACTCCAGGACCTACTGCAACCAGATGATGCAGCGCCGGGGCATGACCTCATCGGTCTGCAAGTTCACCAACACCTTTGTCCATGCCAGTGCTGTCACCATCAACACTGTCTGCGGCTCCGGGGGGACCTCAGCGAGTGGGGACCTGCGAAACAGCAAAGCCTCCTTCACCCTCACCACCTGCCGGCTGCAGGGGGGATCACAGACACCGCCCTGCAACTACAATGCAGAGACCAGCACCCAACGCATCTTCATCGCCTGTGAGGGGGGGCTCCCTGTGCACTATGACAAATCAATATAG